The Salmonella enterica subsp. houtenae serovar Houten genome has a segment encoding these proteins:
- the sufB gene encoding Iron-sulfur cluster assembly protein SufB has translation MSRNTEATEEVGIWSGGRLKYKEGFFTQLSTDELAKGISEEVVRAISAKRNEPEWMLEFRLNAYRAWLDMDEPHWLKAHYDKLNYQDYSYYSAPSCGNCDDSCVSPPGAVQQTGANTFLSKEVEDAFEQLGVPVREGKEVAVDAIFDSVSVATTYREKLAEQGIIFCSFGEAIHDHPDLVRKYLGTVVPGNDNFFAALNAAVASDGTFIYVPKGVRCPMELSTYFRINAEKTGQFERTILVADEGSYVSYIEGCSAPVRDSYQLHAAVVEVIIHKDAEVKYSTVQNWFPGDNNTGGILNFVTKRALCEGENSKMSWTQSETGSAITWKYPSCILRGDNSIGEFYSVALTSGHQQADTGTKMIHIGKNTRSTIISKGISAGHSQNSYRGLVKIMPTATNARNFTQCDSMLIGADCGAHTFPYVECRNNSAQLEHEATTSRIGEDQLFYCLQRGINEEDAISMIVNGFCKDVFSELPLEFAVEAQKLLAISLEHSVG, from the coding sequence ATGTCTCGTAATACTGAAGCAACGGAAGAGGTCGGCATCTGGTCAGGCGGGCGCCTTAAGTACAAAGAAGGATTTTTCACGCAACTATCCACTGATGAACTGGCAAAAGGCATCAGCGAAGAGGTGGTGCGTGCGATTTCCGCAAAGCGTAACGAACCTGAGTGGATGCTGGAATTTCGTCTCAATGCCTATAGAGCCTGGCTGGACATGGATGAACCGCACTGGCTGAAGGCGCACTACGATAAACTGAACTATCAGGACTACAGCTATTACTCTGCGCCATCATGCGGAAACTGCGACGATAGCTGCGTTTCCCCGCCGGGAGCCGTACAACAAACGGGCGCGAATACCTTTCTGAGCAAAGAGGTTGAAGATGCCTTCGAGCAGCTTGGCGTTCCGGTTCGCGAAGGGAAAGAGGTCGCCGTAGATGCGATTTTTGACTCTGTCTCCGTAGCGACCACATACCGTGAAAAGCTGGCGGAGCAGGGCATTATTTTCTGTTCTTTTGGCGAAGCGATACACGATCACCCTGACCTGGTCAGGAAATATCTTGGCACCGTCGTTCCGGGGAACGATAACTTTTTTGCCGCGCTGAATGCGGCGGTCGCTTCCGATGGAACATTTATCTATGTTCCCAAAGGCGTACGTTGCCCAATGGAGCTATCCACCTATTTTCGCATTAACGCCGAGAAAACCGGTCAGTTTGAGCGCACGATTCTGGTGGCGGATGAAGGCAGCTATGTGAGTTATATCGAAGGATGCTCCGCGCCCGTACGCGACAGTTATCAGCTCCACGCCGCGGTAGTGGAAGTCATCATCCATAAAGACGCTGAAGTAAAATACTCCACCGTACAAAACTGGTTCCCGGGCGACAACAACACGGGCGGCATTCTGAACTTTGTGACCAAGCGTGCGTTGTGCGAAGGGGAAAACAGCAAGATGTCCTGGACCCAGTCGGAAACCGGTTCGGCGATTACCTGGAAATACCCGAGTTGTATTCTGCGCGGTGATAATTCTATCGGCGAGTTCTATTCCGTTGCGCTGACCAGCGGACATCAGCAGGCCGATACCGGCACCAAAATGATTCATATCGGTAAAAACACGCGCTCAACCATTATTTCAAAAGGCATTTCCGCCGGCCACAGCCAGAACAGCTACCGTGGGCTGGTAAAAATTATGCCGACGGCGACCAACGCCCGAAATTTCACCCAATGCGACTCCATGTTGATTGGCGCGGACTGCGGCGCGCATACCTTCCCGTATGTTGAATGCCGCAATAACAGCGCGCAGCTAGAGCACGAGGCGACAACATCACGCATCGGTGAAGATCAGCTTTTCTATTGCCTGCAACGCGGCATCAACGAAGAAGACGCTATTTCGATGATCGTCAACGGTTTCTGTAAAGACGTTTTCTCGGAACTGCCGCTGGAGTTTGCCGTTGAAGCGCAAAAACTGCTGGCGATTAGCCTTGAGCACAGCGTCGGTTAA
- the sufA gene encoding Iron binding protein SufA for iron-sulfur cluster assembly: protein MELHSGTFNPEDFPWQGLTLTPAAAAHIRELAAKQPGMLGVRLSVKQTGCAGFGYVLDTVREPDKDDLVFEAEGAKLFAPLQAMPFIDGTEVDYVQEGLNQLFKFHNPKAQNECGCGESFGV, encoded by the coding sequence ATGGAATTGCATTCAGGCACGTTTAACCCGGAGGACTTTCCCTGGCAAGGGCTGACGTTAACGCCAGCGGCGGCAGCGCACATACGTGAACTGGCAGCAAAGCAGCCGGGCATGTTGGGCGTGCGGTTAAGCGTAAAACAGACGGGATGCGCCGGATTCGGCTATGTTCTGGATACCGTTCGGGAACCGGATAAAGACGATCTGGTTTTTGAAGCCGAAGGCGCAAAGCTCTTCGCACCGTTACAGGCGATGCCTTTTATTGACGGAACAGAGGTGGATTACGTACAGGAAGGGCTGAACCAGTTATTTAAATTTCATAACCCCAAAGCCCAGAATGAATGCGGCTGTGGCGAAAGTTTTGGGGTATAG
- the ydjN1 gene encoding C4-dicarboxylate transport protein has protein sequence MVVTLAYIALFLIFSWVILRINQKSDSLSKSVFIAIFLGAVIGLSLHFTSANHTKTIIEWYSIVGNGYVNLLKLVAIPLIFISILSAINKLENSTGIGKMSLTIVGCMLCLVMVAGFIGLLTAHILGLDASAFVHMPSTLTTEEVNKTAAVSIPQLVTSLIPTNIFLDLTGARSVSVIGIVIFTLIAGIALLKVKKEAPEEGQKLSAGINAIQFWVMKMVRIVIALTPYGVMALMTTVFSSYRLEQFASLLGFIGACYIAILMMFIVHAILLVLSGNNPARYFRMVWPVLTFAFVSRSSAASIPLAISAQEKFGVQSTIANISASFGSSMGQNGCAGIYPAIMVAMIAPTLGIDPLSLHFLAAMLPAIALGSIGVAGVGGGGTFAALIVLSTLNFPVALVGIFIAIEPIVDMARTALNVNGSMMSGVLANRILNNNTADDVSAVINRP, from the coding sequence ATGGTTGTTACGCTCGCGTATATCGCACTTTTTTTGATTTTCTCGTGGGTCATCTTGAGAATTAATCAAAAAAGCGATTCCCTGTCGAAAAGCGTTTTTATCGCTATCTTTTTAGGGGCGGTTATTGGTTTATCCCTGCATTTTACTTCCGCAAATCACACTAAAACCATTATCGAATGGTACAGCATAGTCGGCAATGGTTACGTCAACCTGTTAAAACTGGTCGCTATACCGCTCATTTTTATTTCGATTCTTTCCGCTATCAATAAACTGGAAAACAGCACCGGCATCGGAAAAATGTCGCTGACGATCGTCGGATGCATGTTATGCCTGGTGATGGTTGCCGGTTTTATCGGATTACTGACCGCGCATATACTGGGGCTTGACGCCAGCGCTTTTGTGCACATGCCGTCAACATTAACTACGGAAGAGGTCAATAAGACTGCCGCGGTGTCGATTCCCCAGTTAGTGACATCGCTGATCCCAACGAATATTTTTCTTGATCTTACGGGGGCCAGAAGCGTTTCCGTTATCGGAATCGTTATCTTCACGCTAATAGCGGGGATCGCCCTGTTAAAAGTCAAAAAAGAGGCGCCGGAAGAAGGTCAGAAATTAAGCGCAGGCATTAACGCTATTCAGTTCTGGGTAATGAAGATGGTGCGTATCGTTATTGCATTAACGCCCTATGGCGTCATGGCATTAATGACTACCGTATTTTCATCATACCGCCTTGAACAATTCGCCAGCTTACTTGGTTTTATCGGCGCTTGTTATATCGCGATTTTAATGATGTTTATCGTGCACGCCATTTTGCTGGTCCTCAGCGGTAATAACCCAGCGCGTTATTTCAGAATGGTCTGGCCGGTCTTAACCTTTGCGTTTGTTTCCCGCAGCAGCGCAGCCTCTATTCCGCTGGCCATTTCCGCCCAGGAAAAATTTGGCGTACAAAGCACCATTGCCAATATTTCCGCCTCGTTTGGCTCCAGTATGGGACAAAATGGCTGCGCCGGTATTTATCCGGCTATTATGGTAGCGATGATTGCGCCCACCCTCGGCATTGATCCGCTCTCGCTGCATTTTCTGGCCGCGATGTTGCCTGCAATTGCGCTGGGGTCTATTGGCGTAGCCGGCGTCGGCGGCGGTGGTACGTTCGCGGCGCTGATTGTCCTGTCGACGTTGAATTTTCCCGTTGCGCTGGTCGGTATTTTTATCGCCATTGAACCTATCGTCGATATGGCCCGCACGGCACTGAACGTTAACGGATCGATGATGTCAGGCGTGCTGGCTAACCGTATTTTGAACAATAACACGGCTGACGACGTGTCAGCGGTTATTAACAGGCCTTAG